The DNA region aTAAAGTACACTTTTCCGTGAATGATTGTATCACAAGAATCTTTAATGTTTACTTTAAAGTTTACTCATGGTGGGGTTGTATCTGTGTTTAGTAAAGTGTGCCCACGTTGCGCCCGTTTCAGTCCACATCACTACACTCCACACCGATGTTTCCTGCACCCAGGGAGATCACAAAGACAGGGGTCTTGACTTTTCTCTTGGTTATGCCAGCTTTTCTGGGGAGTTCTTCCAAACTCTCCAGGACCAGTCTACCCAATACACATCCTCCGttccatgtaaaagaataagaTGGAAAATGTCTCAATGTATTTCATAAGTTTAGCACGTCTCTGGTACAAAAAATTCAAGAAAGGTAGCACAAAAGCAAAAGCACCAACTGAGCTTACTTATAAACAAACATGCATGAATCCTACACTCTATCAAATATTACTGAAATTAATACATCATTGCATTAAAAGGTATAAAAGCACTGTACTGAAAACTTAAAAGTTACACGTGAAATACTGCACTGTAAATCCTGAATACTCTAatgtcccacccccacccttccACCGCCCTGGTGAGGGGCAGAAACCATCCATCTGCCTCCAGACCTTGCTAGTCCTCGGAGACACTGTTGCGGGGGCAGTGGGCAGTGGGGTTGGCCTCCCGCAGGGCTCTGGCCTCTTCCAGTGCTTCCCTGTAGCGGGAAGGCCAGGCCTGGGGATCTTTCTTAAAGACCCTGGCCAGGAACTCCATGATCTGCATCTTGCTGATTTCACGGCTGGCACGGGAGCCCCAGAAGAACTCGTACTCAGGGGGCTCGACGTGGGGGACGCGCTGGTACTTCAGGTAGTTCTGCTGGACGAACTCCTCGGTGATGAGCTTTCTCACGTCTCCGAAAGTGGAGTGCTTCTTCCAAGGCCTCAGCCCTAGGATGCGCAGCACGTTCCAGACGGCACTCTCTCGGGCGCCGCGACCCTTCACGTAGATGAGGCTCAGGATCATCAGCAGGAGGCCTGTCATCGGCATGCGGTTGCTCAGAGCGACCCTGTCCAGCTCCTCGGGCTCCAGAGCTTTGACCAGCGAGAACTCCATGGTGTGCAGGCTGGTCAGCCTCAGGTGCAGCCCGAACACCCGGGCGAGGATGAGGCTGGTGCGCCGGAGGATGCTTCTGCACCACTTCTTGTAACTGCCAATGACATCCTTCACCATGTCTGGGAACCAGATGATCATCCTCTTCTGGTCCTTGACCAGCACGTACCACATGAGCTCGTGTGCCTTCTGCACCAGCTGGGCC from Eschrichtius robustus isolate mEscRob2 chromosome 1, mEscRob2.pri, whole genome shotgun sequence includes:
- the NDN gene encoding necdin, which gives rise to MSEQSKDVCDPNFAAEASNSEVHSSPGVPGGPSLPASQAAIFPGPESPPVGPPDAPLVSPAPQAPSEEGDPKALQQAAEEGRAHQAPSAAQPGPAPPAPAQLVQKAHELMWYVLVKDQKRMIIWFPDMVKDVIGSYKKWCRSILRRTSLILARVFGLHLRLTSLHTMEFSLVKALEPEELDRVALSNRMPMTGLLLMILSLIYVKGRGARESAVWNVLRILGLRPWKKHSTFGDVRKLITEEFVQQNYLKYQRVPHVEPPEYEFFWGSRASREISKMQIMEFLARVFKKDPQAWPSRYREALEEARALREANPTAHCPRNSVSED